A region of bacterium DNA encodes the following proteins:
- a CDS encoding ABC transporter permease, with protein MPFEWFVALRYLREGRIQTVLILLGVSTGVGVIIFLSALITGLQASLIENTLGSQAHLVVRPTEEMPRLLHEGRVEGTDPAALARDLAPGEDGLAVRLEKPAQRLRSINQWPQVVRDIEQVAGVTAVSPLVAGSAFVTRGEATRSVALRGIDPERFTRIIDLPANMVAGSFRVQGTEAVIGTGLSSDLGVRTGDRIRVLTADGRTDVFTISGIFDLQNKGVNDSWVLVSLKSAQNLLDLSGGISAIEARVDRIFDAERIAQQVARRTGLIAESWMELNGQLLVGLRSQSSSSTMIQAFVVVAVALGIASVLVVWVVQKNREIGILRAVGTTRRQILRVFLIQGLLLGAAGWVVGVGIGTVLSLIFASLARNPDGSPTFPVNLSWQLFLGTLVMALSVGLLSATAPARRAAALDPAEAIHHG; from the coding sequence ATGCCCTTCGAATGGTTTGTGGCGCTGCGTTACCTGCGCGAGGGACGCATCCAGACGGTGCTGATCCTGCTGGGCGTGTCGACGGGCGTGGGCGTCATCATCTTTCTCTCGGCCCTCATCACCGGGTTGCAGGCCAGCCTCATCGAGAACACGCTGGGTTCGCAGGCGCACCTGGTGGTGCGGCCGACCGAGGAGATGCCGCGGCTGCTGCACGAGGGACGCGTGGAAGGCACCGACCCCGCGGCCCTGGCGCGCGACCTGGCACCCGGCGAGGACGGGCTCGCGGTGCGCCTCGAGAAGCCGGCGCAGCGGCTGCGTTCGATCAACCAGTGGCCGCAGGTGGTGCGCGACATCGAGCAGGTGGCGGGCGTCACGGCGGTGTCGCCGCTGGTGGCCGGGTCGGCGTTCGTCACGCGCGGAGAGGCGACGCGCTCGGTGGCGCTGCGGGGCATTGATCCCGAGCGGTTCACCCGCATCATCGACCTGCCGGCGAACATGGTGGCCGGTTCGTTCCGCGTGCAGGGCACCGAGGCGGTGATCGGCACGGGCCTTTCCTCCGACCTGGGCGTGCGCACGGGCGACCGCATCCGCGTGCTGACCGCCGACGGCCGTACCGACGTGTTCACCATCAGCGGCATCTTCGACCTGCAGAACAAGGGCGTCAACGACAGCTGGGTGCTCGTTTCGCTGAAGAGCGCGCAGAACCTGCTCGATTTGTCTGGCGGCATCTCGGCCATCGAGGCGCGGGTCGATCGCATCTTCGACGCGGAGCGGATCGCGCAGCAGGTGGCGCGGCGCACGGGGCTCATTGCCGAGAGCTGGATGGAGCTGAACGGGCAGTTGCTCGTGGGCCTGCGCTCGCAGAGCAGCAGCAGCACGATGATCCAGGCATTCGTGGTGGTGGCCGTGGCCCTGGGCATCGCCAGCGTGCTGGTGGTGTGGGTGGTGCAGAAGAATCGCGAGATCGGCATCCTGCGCGCGGTGGGCACCACGCGGCGGCAGATCCTGCGCGTGTTCCTGATCCAGGGGCTGCTGCTGGGTGCGGCGGGCTGGGTCGTGGGCGTGGGCATCGGCACCGTGCTCTCGTTGATCTTCGCCAGCCTGGCCAGGAATCCCGACGGCTCGCCCACGTTCCCTGTCAACCTCTCGTGGCAGCTGTTCCTGGGCACGCTGGTCATGGCGCTCAGCGTGGGGCTGCTGTCGGCCACGGCGCCGGCGCGGCGCGCGGCGGCGCTCGATCCCGCGGAGGCCATCCACCATGGCTGA
- a CDS encoding DUF4126 domain-containing protein, whose amino-acid sequence MDTLLGVAVGIGLAAACGFRVFVPLLVMGGAARLGWYEPSAGFAWMATTPALLAFAVATALEVAAAHVPFLDHALDVVAAPLAVAAGALTMAGALGEASPLLRWSFALIAGGGTAGLFHGLNGLLRAGSTATTAGLANPLFASLETAGAFTLAAIAVLVPVVGLLLTVAMVTVIWRLVRRVRAGGRAGVRTA is encoded by the coding sequence ATCGACACGCTGCTGGGCGTCGCCGTCGGCATCGGCCTGGCCGCCGCCTGCGGTTTCCGCGTCTTCGTGCCCCTGCTGGTGATGGGCGGCGCGGCCAGGCTCGGCTGGTACGAGCCCTCGGCGGGCTTCGCCTGGATGGCCACCACCCCGGCCCTGCTCGCGTTCGCCGTCGCCACCGCGCTGGAGGTTGCCGCCGCGCACGTGCCCTTCCTCGATCACGCCCTCGACGTGGTTGCCGCCCCGCTGGCTGTCGCCGCGGGCGCCCTGACCATGGCCGGCGCGCTGGGCGAAGCGTCGCCGCTGCTGCGCTGGTCGTTCGCGCTGATCGCCGGCGGCGGCACCGCCGGCCTGTTCCACGGCCTGAACGGCCTGTTGCGCGCGGGCTCCACCGCGACCACCGCCGGTCTCGCCAATCCGCTCTTCGCCTCGCTGGAAACGGCGGGCGCCTTCACCCTGGCCGCCATCGCCGTGCTGGTGCCGGTGGTGGGGTTGCTGCTGACGGTGGCCATGGTCACCGTCATCTGGCGGCTGGTGCGGCGGGTGCGGGCCGGCGGTCGCGCGGGCGTTCGCACCGCCTGA
- a CDS encoding serine/threonine-protein kinase, translated as MIGKSLLHYEIKDRLGKGGMGEVFSARDTKLGRDVAIKVLPPDMAGDPEREARFQREARSLASLQHPNVASIYGFEEADGFRFLVMELVVGSDLTRRMAAGPVSVPETLVIARQIAAGLEAAHENGIVHRDLKPANIMETESGEVKILDFGLAQAWLGDGARQNESSAMPTITAAMTMAGTVLGTAAYMSPEQARGGSVDRRTDIWAFGVIMFEMLTGKRLFEGETASDTLAAVLRAEPEWNLLPVAEAPALCRLVERCLERNPKQRLRDIGEARIFLQDSSGSSSHLSFSHLAPPNVAADAVRGRAPALLLVGVTAACLLLGTFVGWKVIARPAPAPLLHTMIPPPPKTNYNLNSTAPGPAALSPDGTMMAFCAVDDDNKTMLYLRYLDKGESTVMSGTNDASYPFWSPDGRYIGFFDNRGKKLKKVAVAGGPPVTLCTAENMKGGSWNEQGDIIFAPSFDSGIFRMPASGGDPVRLTKRGPEHNSHRHPRFLPGGREFLFIGRLTSGESEGTVFIASLDTTGTPRAVATSQGQAEYVDGMLMTVREGVLMSVPFKPDQEKAEAGGTPLVEDVLYLPAAVVGVFSFSQTGMIVYQTGASDEAARVLAWVDLASGASVPLGEMGQVYHPAVAPDGRRAIIEVRNASNEGTDLWLVDLATGLRTRFTFATGDEVRACWSRDSATVYYESREAGTYRIMQQPVEGQGGEAIVLESTREISPTDASLDGSTLLFDAETEEGRIEMRRLRLDAGSATPVTVAGAGEKDLGGGKYSPDGRWIVYHTQTSAGWDVFVMPAAGGARKWQVTSEGAVYPHWNKSGTELWVSKFNGDLYVYDVDGSSETFRVGNARRTVTVYPPDGNGCFYDLHPDGKRILQTGADPEFRAEVSFLHLVTDWRRGLVQ; from the coding sequence ATGATCGGCAAGTCGTTGCTGCACTATGAGATAAAGGATCGCCTGGGCAAGGGCGGCATGGGCGAGGTCTTCAGCGCCCGCGACACCAAGCTGGGCCGCGACGTGGCCATCAAGGTGCTGCCCCCCGACATGGCCGGCGACCCCGAGCGGGAGGCCCGCTTCCAGCGCGAAGCCCGGTCGCTGGCCAGCCTGCAGCACCCGAACGTGGCCTCCATCTACGGCTTCGAGGAGGCCGACGGCTTCCGCTTCCTGGTCATGGAACTGGTGGTGGGCTCCGACCTGACGCGACGCATGGCCGCCGGGCCGGTGTCGGTGCCCGAGACGCTGGTCATCGCGCGGCAGATCGCGGCGGGCCTCGAGGCGGCGCACGAGAACGGCATCGTGCACCGCGACCTGAAGCCGGCCAACATCATGGAGACCGAGAGCGGCGAGGTGAAGATCCTCGACTTCGGCTTGGCCCAGGCGTGGCTCGGCGACGGCGCGCGGCAGAACGAATCGTCGGCGATGCCCACCATCACCGCGGCCATGACCATGGCCGGCACCGTGCTGGGCACCGCCGCCTACATGAGCCCCGAGCAGGCGCGCGGCGGCAGCGTCGACCGGCGCACCGACATCTGGGCCTTCGGCGTCATCATGTTCGAGATGCTCACGGGCAAGCGCCTGTTCGAGGGCGAGACCGCCAGCGACACGCTTGCTGCCGTACTGCGCGCCGAACCCGAATGGAACCTGCTGCCGGTGGCCGAGGCGCCCGCGCTGTGTCGCCTGGTCGAACGCTGCCTCGAGCGCAACCCGAAGCAGCGGCTGCGTGACATCGGCGAGGCGCGCATCTTCCTGCAGGACAGCAGCGGCAGCAGTTCGCATCTCAGCTTCTCGCACCTGGCGCCGCCGAACGTGGCCGCCGATGCGGTGCGTGGCCGCGCGCCGGCACTGTTGCTGGTGGGCGTCACGGCTGCGTGCCTGCTGCTCGGTACGTTCGTCGGCTGGAAGGTCATCGCGCGGCCCGCGCCGGCGCCGCTGCTGCACACGATGATCCCGCCACCGCCGAAGACGAACTACAATCTCAACTCGACGGCGCCCGGTCCGGCGGCGTTGTCACCGGACGGCACCATGATGGCGTTCTGCGCCGTCGACGACGACAACAAGACCATGCTGTACCTGCGCTACCTCGACAAGGGCGAGTCGACGGTGATGTCCGGCACCAACGATGCCTCGTACCCGTTCTGGTCGCCGGACGGCAGGTACATCGGCTTCTTCGACAACCGCGGCAAGAAACTGAAGAAGGTGGCCGTGGCGGGCGGCCCGCCGGTGACCCTGTGCACCGCCGAGAACATGAAGGGCGGCTCCTGGAACGAGCAGGGTGACATCATCTTCGCCCCCAGCTTTGACAGCGGCATCTTCCGGATGCCGGCCAGCGGCGGCGACCCGGTGCGCCTCACGAAGCGCGGCCCCGAACACAACTCCCACCGTCACCCGCGCTTCCTGCCGGGTGGGCGCGAGTTCCTGTTCATCGGGCGGTTGACCTCGGGCGAGAGTGAAGGCACGGTCTTCATCGCCAGCCTGGACACCACCGGGACGCCGCGCGCCGTGGCCACGTCGCAGGGCCAGGCAGAGTATGTGGACGGCATGCTGATGACGGTGCGCGAAGGCGTGCTGATGAGTGTGCCGTTCAAGCCGGACCAGGAGAAGGCCGAAGCGGGCGGCACGCCGCTGGTGGAGGACGTTCTCTACCTGCCGGCCGCCGTGGTGGGTGTCTTCAGCTTCTCGCAAACCGGCATGATCGTGTACCAGACCGGCGCCTCGGACGAGGCGGCGCGCGTCCTGGCCTGGGTCGACCTGGCCAGTGGCGCCTCGGTCCCGCTGGGAGAGATGGGGCAGGTCTATCATCCCGCCGTCGCGCCCGACGGGCGGCGCGCGATCATTGAAGTGCGCAATGCCTCGAACGAGGGCACCGACCTGTGGCTGGTCGACCTGGCCACGGGCCTGCGGACGCGCTTCACGTTCGCGACCGGTGACGAGGTCCGGGCCTGCTGGTCACGCGACAGCGCCACGGTCTACTACGAATCGCGTGAAGCGGGCACCTACCGCATCATGCAGCAGCCGGTCGAGGGCCAGGGCGGCGAAGCCATCGTCCTGGAGTCGACGCGAGAGATCAGCCCCACCGACGCCTCGCTCGACGGGAGCACCCTGCTGTTCGATGCCGAAACCGAGGAAGGCCGCATCGAGATGCGCCGCCTGCGCCTGGACGCCGGCAGCGCGACGCCCGTCACCGTGGCCGGGGCAGGCGAAAAGGACCTGGGCGGCGGCAAGTATTCGCCGGACGGCCGCTGGATCGTCTACCACACGCAGACTTCCGCCGGCTGGGACGTCTTCGTGATGCCGGCGGCCGGCGGCGCGCGCAAATGGCAGGTCACCAGCGAAGGCGCCGTGTACCCGCACTGGAACAAGTCCGGCACCGAGCTGTGGGTATCGAAGTTCAATGGCGACTTGTATGTCTACGATGTCGACGGCAGCAGCGAGACGTTCCGCGTCGGCAACGCGCGCCGCACCGTCACCGTCTACCCGCCCGACGGCAACGGCTGCTTCTACGACCTGCATCCGGACGGCAAGCGCATCCTGCAGACCGGCGCCGACCCCGAGTTCCGGGCCGAGGTGTCGTTCCTGCACCTGGTCACGGACTGGCGGCGCGGATTGGTGCAGTAG
- the aqpZ gene encoding aquaporin Z: MRKYGAELFGTFWLVLGGCGSAVLAAAFPGVGIGLHGVSLAFGLTVLTMAYAIGHISGCHLNPAVSIGLWAGGRFPAKELAPYIIAQVLGGLVAGGVLFFIASGKAGFDATAGFAANGYGDHSPGGYGLGAALVCEIVMTMMFLIVILGATDKRAPAGFAPIAIGLCLTLIHLISIPVTNTSVNPARSTGVALFAGDWALSQLWLFWVAPIIGAVLGAAVYRFLGGEKARA; encoded by the coding sequence ATGCGGAAATACGGAGCAGAACTCTTCGGCACGTTCTGGCTGGTGCTCGGCGGCTGCGGCAGCGCGGTACTGGCGGCGGCCTTCCCGGGCGTGGGCATCGGCCTGCACGGCGTGTCGCTGGCCTTCGGCCTGACGGTGCTGACGATGGCCTACGCCATCGGCCACATCTCCGGCTGCCACCTCAACCCGGCGGTGTCGATCGGCCTGTGGGCCGGCGGCCGCTTCCCGGCGAAGGAACTGGCGCCGTACATCATCGCTCAGGTCCTGGGCGGACTCGTCGCCGGCGGCGTGCTGTTCTTCATCGCCAGCGGCAAGGCCGGCTTCGACGCGACAGCCGGCTTCGCCGCGAACGGCTACGGCGACCACTCGCCCGGCGGCTACGGGCTGGGCGCGGCGCTGGTCTGCGAGATCGTGATGACGATGATGTTCCTGATCGTCATTCTCGGCGCCACCGACAAGCGGGCGCCGGCGGGCTTCGCGCCGATCGCCATCGGCCTGTGCCTGACGCTGATCCACCTGATCAGCATCCCGGTCACGAACACCTCGGTGAACCCGGCCCGCAGCACGGGCGTGGCCCTGTTCGCCGGCGACTGGGCGCTGTCGCAGCTGTGGCTGTTCTGGGTGGCCCCGATCATCGGGGCGGTGCTCGGCGCGGCCGTGTACCGGTTCCTCGGCGGTGAGAAGGCCCGGGCGTAA
- a CDS encoding ATP-binding protein has protein sequence MRIAVSGSHRTGKSTLIAELAALLPGYSTVDEPYWLLEDDGHEFSNPPSIEDYEAQLARSIGELEDAGDDVLFDRCPLDMLAYIAVHDDNGSFDIRDWLPKVRAALQALDLLVLVPIEDRDRIALADSDDDDGGELRATVDEKLRELACDDPYGFGLPYVEVRGDLGSRAQAVLWGVRGESVP, from the coding sequence ATGCGCATAGCCGTCTCCGGCAGCCACCGCACCGGCAAGTCGACGCTCATCGCCGAGCTCGCCGCGCTCCTTCCCGGCTACAGCACCGTCGATGAGCCGTACTGGCTGCTGGAGGATGACGGCCACGAGTTCTCCAACCCGCCATCGATCGAGGACTACGAAGCGCAGCTCGCGCGCTCGATCGGGGAACTGGAGGATGCCGGCGACGATGTGCTCTTCGACCGCTGCCCTCTTGACATGCTGGCATACATCGCCGTGCACGACGACAACGGCAGCTTCGACATCCGGGATTGGCTGCCAAAGGTGCGCGCCGCGCTGCAGGCGCTTGACCTGTTGGTCCTGGTCCCGATCGAGGACCGCGACCGCATCGCACTGGCCGACTCGGATGACGATGACGGCGGCGAACTGCGGGCGACGGTTGACGAGAAGCTGAGGGAACTCGCCTGCGACGACCCTTACGGATTCGGCCTGCCGTACGTGGAAGTGCGTGGCGACCTCGGAAGTCGCGCCCAGGCCGTACTGTGGGGCGTCCGGGGAGAGAGTGTACCCTGA
- a CDS encoding VOC family protein, translating to MRIARPVSDLPRSAAMYLQGLEWRQLGAFADHQGFDGVMLGPPDADYHLEFTSCRAHPVTPTPTAEDLLVLYVAGEEAWAHRCRALEAAGFVEVPSFNPYWAVNGRTFVDHDGYRTVVERV from the coding sequence ATGCGAATCGCCCGACCCGTCAGCGACCTGCCGCGTTCCGCGGCCATGTACCTGCAGGGGCTGGAGTGGCGCCAGCTCGGCGCGTTTGCCGACCACCAGGGCTTCGATGGCGTGATGCTGGGGCCGCCCGACGCGGACTACCACCTGGAGTTCACGTCGTGCCGCGCGCATCCGGTCACGCCGACGCCCACGGCCGAGGATCTGCTGGTCCTGTACGTGGCCGGCGAAGAGGCCTGGGCCCACCGGTGCCGGGCGCTGGAGGCTGCCGGCTTTGTCGAAGTGCCGTCCTTCAATCCCTATTGGGCCGTGAACGGCCGCACGTTCGTCGACCATGACGGCTATCGTACCGTTGTCGAGAGGGTGTGA
- a CDS encoding ABC transporter ATP-binding protein: MADATKPVPGSAQPVVLLEGVTRDYGKDVITQVLKGVDLRLEGGEFTALTGPSGSGKSTLLNLIGLLDRATSGRVSLDGVDTSGLDDTEVTRLRGRSIGFVFQFHHLLPAFTAVENVMLPGIARDGRISRQLRVQAEQMLERVGLSDRLRFKPGQMSGGQQQRVAIARALCLGPRLILADEPTGNLDTASSDQIFELMRRINREEHTAFLVVTHDLGIAARCDRVVELVDGRIVRESGAAPA, encoded by the coding sequence ATGGCTGACGCGACGAAGCCCGTGCCTGGCAGCGCGCAACCGGTGGTGCTGCTCGAGGGCGTGACCCGCGACTACGGCAAGGACGTCATCACGCAGGTGCTGAAGGGCGTGGACCTGCGCCTGGAGGGCGGCGAGTTCACGGCGCTGACGGGGCCCTCGGGCTCGGGCAAGAGCACGCTGCTGAACCTGATCGGGCTGCTTGACCGCGCCACGAGCGGGCGCGTGAGCCTGGACGGCGTGGACACCTCGGGGTTGGATGACACGGAAGTGACCCGGCTGCGCGGGCGCTCGATCGGCTTCGTGTTCCAGTTCCACCACCTGCTGCCGGCGTTCACGGCGGTGGAGAACGTGATGCTGCCCGGCATCGCGCGCGACGGGCGCATCAGCCGACAGCTGCGCGTGCAGGCGGAACAGATGCTCGAGCGCGTGGGCCTCTCCGATCGCCTGCGCTTCAAGCCCGGCCAGATGTCGGGAGGGCAGCAGCAGCGCGTGGCCATCGCGCGGGCGCTGTGCCTGGGGCCGCGACTCATCCTGGCCGACGAGCCGACGGGCAACCTCGACACCGCGTCCAGCGACCAGATCTTCGAGCTCATGCGGCGCATCAACCGCGAGGAGCACACCGCCTTCCTCGTGGTGACGCACGACCTGGGCATCGCCGCCCGGTGTGACCGGGTGGTGGAACTGGTGGACGGCCGCATCGTGCGCGAGAGCGGGGCGGCGCCGGCCTGA
- a CDS encoding efflux RND transporter periplasmic adaptor subunit, translated as MGGGKRIRYGIIIGVVILVAVALGARALVGPNVPVVRAERRPLVQKIVANGRVNVPVRVQLGTQAGGVLARLAVDQGDSVVAGQLLAELSAEEAAAGVARAAARLQQVRELDLRAAQEDLRQAEVALRQAERQLQRTRDLAVGDGVSAQELEEAQDERDLALSRRDGAAARVRGNSPGGANERLAVAELAAAQAKLEQTRITSPVDGVVLKRLAQPGDMIAAGSGVLDVAPAGPTWLVVQPEEKNLAFLRVGQQALASADAWPDSVFAARITRVAPSVDPARGTVEVELVVDRPPVFLRPDMTVSIAVEVARSEAALTLPGEVVRDADGTPWVLVVRGGRAERQDVGLGLRGEGTVEIITGLQAGEAVVPVEAVRIKAGARVRAATGDQ; from the coding sequence ATGGGTGGGGGAAAGCGGATACGCTACGGGATCATCATCGGCGTCGTCATTCTGGTGGCGGTGGCGCTGGGCGCGAGGGCGCTGGTGGGCCCGAATGTGCCGGTGGTGCGTGCCGAGCGGCGGCCGCTGGTCCAGAAGATCGTGGCCAACGGCCGCGTGAACGTGCCCGTGCGGGTGCAGTTGGGCACGCAGGCCGGCGGCGTGCTGGCGCGGCTGGCGGTGGACCAGGGCGACAGCGTGGTTGCCGGGCAGCTCCTGGCCGAACTGTCAGCCGAGGAAGCGGCCGCGGGCGTGGCCCGCGCGGCGGCCCGCCTGCAGCAGGTGCGGGAGCTGGACCTGCGCGCGGCGCAGGAGGACCTGCGCCAGGCCGAGGTGGCGCTGCGGCAGGCCGAGCGACAGCTGCAGCGCACCCGTGACCTGGCCGTGGGCGACGGCGTTTCCGCACAGGAACTGGAAGAGGCGCAGGACGAGCGCGACCTGGCTCTCAGCCGGCGTGACGGCGCCGCTGCGCGCGTGCGCGGCAACAGCCCGGGCGGCGCGAACGAGCGGCTGGCCGTGGCCGAACTGGCGGCGGCGCAGGCCAAGCTCGAGCAGACGCGCATCACCTCGCCGGTGGACGGCGTGGTGCTGAAGCGCCTGGCGCAACCGGGCGACATGATCGCCGCCGGCAGCGGCGTGCTGGACGTGGCGCCGGCCGGGCCGACGTGGCTCGTGGTGCAGCCCGAAGAGAAGAACCTCGCCTTCCTGCGCGTGGGCCAGCAGGCCCTGGCTTCGGCCGACGCCTGGCCGGACAGCGTCTTTGCCGCCCGCATCACGCGCGTGGCGCCGTCGGTGGACCCGGCGCGCGGCACGGTCGAGGTGGAACTGGTGGTGGACCGGCCGCCGGTGTTCCTGCGCCCGGACATGACCGTGTCGATTGCCGTGGAGGTGGCGCGCAGCGAGGCGGCGCTGACGCTGCCCGGCGAAGTGGTGCGCGACGCCGACGGCACGCCGTGGGTGCTGGTCGTGCGCGGGGGGCGTGCCGAGCGCCAGGACGTGGGCCTGGGACTGCGCGGCGAGGGCACGGTTGAGATCATTACCGGCCTGCAGGCCGGCGAGGCGGTGGTGCCGGTCGAGGCCGTGCGCATCAAGGCCGGCGCGCGTGTGCGCGCAGCGACCGGGGACCAGTGA
- a CDS encoding proline dehydrogenase family protein — protein sequence MFNKMIVTMLPMVPKGIIRKVSMRYIAGDKLADAIGTAARLEQQEKAWSTIDVLGEFVQERSVALKSKAESLEVLEAINARQLKAAAGLSLKPTSLGLGIDADFGTDNIREVVARGRDLGIFVNIDMENSPYTDATLRAFRTLREEGYTNVGVVIQAMLHRSEADVRALTEYKPVVRLCKGIYKEARTIAFTDREEVRANYRKLLRMMVDGGFYPAIATHDDPLIDDARALIKERGLRPDQYEFQMLLGVRENVRRRILADGHHLRVYVPFGSDWYGYSTRRLKENPEMAGMIAKAVLLGR from the coding sequence GTGTTCAACAAGATGATCGTGACCATGCTGCCGATGGTGCCCAAGGGCATCATCCGCAAGGTTTCCATGCGCTACATCGCGGGTGACAAGCTGGCCGACGCCATTGGCACCGCCGCGCGGCTCGAGCAGCAGGAGAAGGCCTGGTCGACCATCGACGTACTGGGCGAGTTCGTGCAGGAACGCTCGGTGGCGCTGAAGAGCAAGGCCGAGAGCCTCGAGGTGCTGGAGGCGATCAACGCCCGCCAGCTGAAGGCCGCGGCCGGCCTGTCGCTCAAGCCGACCAGCCTGGGCCTGGGCATCGATGCCGACTTCGGCACCGACAACATCCGCGAAGTGGTGGCGCGCGGGCGCGACCTGGGCATCTTCGTGAACATCGACATGGAGAACAGCCCCTACACCGACGCCACGCTGCGCGCCTTCCGCACGCTGCGCGAAGAAGGCTACACGAACGTGGGCGTGGTCATCCAGGCCATGCTCCACCGCAGCGAAGCCGACGTGCGCGCGCTGACCGAGTACAAGCCCGTGGTGCGGCTGTGCAAGGGCATCTACAAGGAAGCGCGCACCATCGCCTTCACCGACCGCGAGGAAGTGCGCGCCAACTACCGCAAGCTGCTGCGGATGATGGTCGACGGCGGCTTCTATCCCGCCATCGCCACGCACGACGATCCGCTGATCGACGACGCCCGCGCCCTCATCAAGGAACGCGGCCTGCGCCCCGACCAGTACGAGTTCCAGATGCTTCTGGGCGTGCGCGAGAACGTGCGCCGCCGCATCCTCGCCGACGGCCACCACCTGCGGGTGTACGTGCCGTTCGGCTCGGACTGGTACGGCTACTCGACGCGCCGCCTGAAGGAGAATCCGGAGATGGCGGGGATGATCGCCAAGGCGGTGCTGCTGGGGCGGTAG